CACCCGTACGCCCAGCGCCGCCAGTTCGGCCCGAAACTCGTTGATCAGCCGCTGCAGCGCTTCCAGATCCGCCCGGGTCACCTGTGGCGCCGGCGCCGGTGCCGGAATCTGAATGCTCTCGATCCGCGCCAGTAACCGCGCCACCACCATCGCCATTTCGTACCGCGTCATGGCGCGGTCGCCCTTGAAGGTCCCGTCGGGATATCCCTCGACCAGGCCCTTCGCCGCGAGCTCAGCGATCGCGTCGTATGCCCAGTGGTTCGTAGGCACATCGGCGAACGGCTGCGCAAACGCGGGGGCGACCATCGCGAACATGACCACGGTCGCGACGGCGAGCGCGAGATATCTCATGCCGCCCATTCCCCTCCGGTTTGCGCCGCCACAGGGCGGCGGCGCAGCGCGACGACCAGGCCGCAGGCGAGGGCCACGGCGAGAATGCCCGCGGTGACTTCAGGCCACCCGCCGTCCGACGCCGCCAGGCCGTCGAGACGGACCGAGATCGCGTCCCCGGGGCGCACGGGTCCGGCCGACCACCGGACGTAGCGGCGGCCCCGCTCCGTGACGACGCCGCCGCGCAGGCCCGTTCCCGACGCGCGGATGCCGCGTTCCGGCAGGAGCATCTCCACGTCGTTCGCTCCGTACGGCAGGATCCAGCGCACCGTGGCCGTGGCGCCGCGCGGCTCGAAGACAAAGGCGTACGCCATCTCGCCCGCGGCGAAGAGCGGCGGGACACCGTCCACGATCACCCCGTTCACGACCCGTGGGCGGCGCCATCCGCTGACGAAGTCGACCGGCTCCACGCGGCGGGGACGAGGCGCCACCTCGGGCAGCGGAAACAGCAGGCGGTCCCGCTCTCGTCCCAAGATGACGTGATCCGGCTCCGTGGCCAGCCGCTGGATCACGCTTACGCGCAGCGCGCCGCCGTCGGATTCGACGACCATGAACGCGACCGTCCCGGTGACAGGCAGCAATTCCCCCCCGGCCTCGGAGACCGTCGCAGCCGGGTTCGCCCGGGCCGCCGGCACAACCGCGACCACGAGTGCGCCCCCTATAAGAATGAGAGCTGCGCGGACGCCTCGTCCCGAACGCCGCGTCCGCCCGGCCGAGGGCGACGCCGCGGTCACGGCGCTATCACCACGGCCAGCCGAAAGATTGGCAGCGCGTACCCGAGCGCGAGCCCCGGACCGTCGTCGAGAACCG
The window above is part of the bacterium genome. Proteins encoded here:
- a CDS encoding S-layer homology domain-containing protein, which encodes MRYLALAVATVVMFAMVAPAFAQPFADVPTNHWAYDAIAELAAKGLVEGYPDGTFKGDRAMTRYEMAMVVARLLARIESIQIPAPAPAPQVTRADLEALQRLINEFRAELAALGVRV